The Ktedonobacteraceae bacterium genome has a window encoding:
- a CDS encoding DedA family protein yields the protein MDSLIHAVLNISPLIVYLLLALILLLESTAIPLANSSLLLLTGALASLGHLNIYILALAAILGSISGACLGYWLGMKGGRQVLLRLARRFRIDPRKIIAAENWFLKAGIWMVFLSRIIPYIRPFTCIPCGISDMPFRRFLIAASSGSVLWCVGILSIGWALGRRCFLALHLIQSYTVPAICGLLVLVALTFLIQYRVNRFIRAKLLSTAPAQEHQQQEENYDLIEL from the coding sequence TTGGATTCTCTCATTCACGCTGTCCTCAACATCAGCCCACTCATCGTTTACCTCCTGCTTGCGCTGATTTTGTTGCTGGAAAGTACTGCCATTCCCCTGGCTAATAGCTCCCTCTTGCTGTTGACCGGGGCGCTGGCTTCTCTGGGCCACCTCAATATATATATCCTGGCGCTGGCCGCAATTCTTGGTAGCATCAGCGGCGCCTGCCTGGGCTATTGGCTCGGTATGAAAGGTGGCAGGCAGGTGTTGTTGCGCCTGGCAAGGAGATTCAGGATAGATCCGCGAAAGATCATAGCCGCCGAAAACTGGTTTCTGAAAGCTGGCATCTGGATGGTGTTTCTCTCGCGCATCATACCATACATCCGCCCATTTACCTGCATACCCTGCGGCATCTCCGATATGCCCTTTCGCCGCTTCCTGATCGCTGCTTCATCTGGTTCGGTACTCTGGTGTGTTGGTATTCTCTCTATTGGTTGGGCGCTTGGTCGTCGGTGCTTTCTCGCGCTTCACCTGATTCAATCATATACTGTTCCTGCGATCTGCGGGCTGCTTGTGCTTGTTGCCCTGACTTTCCTCATCCAATATCGAGTCAATCGCTTTATCCGTGCGAAACTCTTGTCCACGGCTCCCGCACAAGAACATCAGCAACAAGAGGAAAACTACGACCTCATCGAACTTTGA
- the serA gene encoding phosphoglycerate dehydrogenase gives MLKILVADRIAQEGLALLRTELPEVEIDVRTGLKPEQLREIIGNYSALIVRSETQVTRDILGAAGQLKIVGRAGVGVDNIDIDAATQLGIMVVNSPTGNIVAAAEHTIAMLMAMARHIPAANSSMKSGKWEKSRFLGVEVRNKVLGIIGLGKVGTEVARRAQGLEMQVIAFDPYVAPEQARKLGVSMVDMEEVLRRADFVTLHTSLTSGPNGTRGLIGARELSLMKPGARLINCARGGLIDEEALLNALDENRLAGAALDVFSQEPVRDDAVLKQLLAYEQVIATPHLGASTEEAQVGVATDVAEQIISVLRGGFPRAAVNAPLILPETLKILQPYMHLVEQMGRLYTQLQPGPLKKIEFSCSGEIAGYDLRPLQAALIKGLLESISDAHVNMINAQLLAKQWGLEIIEQKSTMPTEFANLVTMRVLNANGYTSSFAGKPGSGDEHVEVLSGTVMHGGPRIVQVGRYWTEFIPEGYILFCRNPDQPGMIGRVGTVLGKANVNIRHMDVGPGSRMPRHREAHRSTDTALMIISVDEPVPDWALEEIGAEGEIFGLTLVKL, from the coding sequence ATGCTTAAAATACTTGTAGCCGACCGTATCGCGCAGGAGGGTCTGGCCCTGCTGCGTACCGAGCTTCCAGAAGTTGAGATCGATGTACGTACCGGACTGAAGCCTGAGCAACTACGAGAGATCATCGGCAATTATAGCGCTTTGATCGTGCGCAGCGAAACGCAGGTGACGCGGGACATCCTGGGGGCGGCAGGCCAGTTAAAGATCGTAGGCCGCGCCGGAGTAGGGGTAGACAATATTGATATCGATGCCGCTACGCAGCTTGGTATCATGGTTGTGAACTCTCCCACAGGCAATATCGTAGCGGCCGCCGAACATACCATTGCCATGTTGATGGCGATGGCACGTCACATTCCCGCGGCCAACAGCAGCATGAAAAGTGGCAAATGGGAAAAGAGCCGTTTCCTTGGCGTGGAGGTACGCAACAAGGTGCTGGGGATTATAGGCCTGGGCAAAGTCGGTACGGAAGTGGCACGACGCGCACAGGGACTGGAGATGCAGGTCATCGCTTTCGATCCTTACGTCGCGCCGGAGCAGGCACGCAAGCTAGGTGTGTCGATGGTCGATATGGAAGAAGTGCTGCGACGGGCGGATTTTGTGACCTTGCATACCTCACTTACCAGCGGACCCAACGGTACGCGTGGGCTGATAGGCGCGCGCGAACTCAGTTTGATGAAGCCTGGAGCCAGGCTGATCAACTGCGCGCGCGGTGGTCTGATCGATGAGGAAGCATTGCTCAATGCGCTGGATGAGAATCGGTTGGCCGGAGCCGCGCTCGATGTATTTAGCCAGGAGCCGGTACGTGATGACGCGGTGTTGAAGCAACTGCTGGCATACGAGCAGGTAATCGCCACGCCGCACCTTGGAGCCTCGACGGAAGAGGCACAGGTGGGTGTGGCAACCGACGTAGCGGAGCAAATAATCTCGGTTCTACGCGGCGGTTTCCCGCGAGCTGCCGTGAATGCGCCGCTCATATTGCCGGAAACGCTGAAGATACTGCAACCCTATATGCACCTGGTAGAGCAAATGGGCCGCCTGTATACCCAATTGCAGCCCGGTCCTCTCAAGAAGATCGAGTTTTCGTGCAGCGGAGAAATTGCCGGTTACGACCTGCGTCCATTGCAGGCGGCCCTGATCAAAGGTCTACTCGAATCCATTTCGGATGCCCACGTGAACATGATCAACGCGCAGTTGCTGGCAAAGCAGTGGGGACTGGAGATCATTGAGCAGAAATCAACCATGCCGACCGAATTCGCCAACCTGGTGACGATGCGCGTATTGAATGCCAACGGCTACACCTCTTCCTTCGCGGGCAAACCAGGCTCCGGCGATGAACACGTGGAGGTATTGAGCGGTACGGTAATGCATGGTGGACCGCGCATTGTGCAGGTAGGACGCTATTGGACAGAGTTTATCCCTGAAGGATATATCCTCTTTTGCCGCAACCCGGATCAGCCCGGCATGATCGGACGTGTGGGCACCGTACTGGGCAAAGCCAACGTCAATATTCGCCACATGGATGTCGGACCAGGTTCGCGTATGCCCCGCCATAGAGAAGCGCACCGCTCAACCGATACGGCGTTGATGATCATCTCCGTAGACGAGCCTGTGCCTGATTGGGCGCTAGAAGAGATCGGCGCCGAGGGAGAGATCTTCGGGTTGACACTGGTCAAACTATAA
- a CDS encoding alanine--glyoxylate aminotransferase family protein, whose translation MTISERKAIPIPEVEPRRPIPTQNLRVPGPTPIPAAVLNAMNSPMINHRGPEFAAILRRVTQRLQYFFQTTSPLMTFPASGTGGQEAAIANLFSPGDHAIAITIGAFGNRLATIAEKFGVRVTRIEFPWGQAADPQVVAERLKSSAPYKAVLMTHNETSTGVTNDIEALARLVRQANPDALIVIDAVSSLGCIPLEMDAWDLDVVFTGSQKGWMTPPGLMMIAASPRAWEANKTATSPRFYFDWELARKNLEKWQHPTTPPVSIFYAIDVALEMMLEEGREAIFERHARTGEYVRWRAKEMGLQLLADHEYASNTVTAILSPQGIDTKALLKKLREEDQVVFAGGQGQLDGKIFRVGHLGYFEEADLAEAMDRLELRLGEMGFHA comes from the coding sequence ATGACAATTTCGGAAAGAAAAGCTATTCCCATTCCAGAAGTAGAACCTCGCAGACCTATTCCCACGCAGAATTTGCGCGTTCCTGGCCCAACACCCATCCCAGCAGCAGTGCTGAACGCGATGAATAGCCCTATGATTAATCATCGCGGTCCCGAATTCGCGGCTATATTGCGTCGTGTGACACAGCGATTGCAATATTTCTTCCAGACGACCTCGCCATTGATGACATTCCCGGCTTCTGGCACCGGTGGGCAGGAAGCAGCAATCGCCAATCTTTTCTCACCCGGCGACCACGCCATTGCGATTACGATTGGCGCTTTTGGCAATCGCCTGGCCACCATTGCCGAGAAGTTCGGCGTGCGCGTAACGCGCATCGAGTTTCCCTGGGGACAGGCCGCCGATCCGCAAGTTGTCGCAGAACGTTTGAAATCGAGCGCGCCATATAAGGCGGTATTGATGACGCATAACGAGACATCAACCGGCGTTACGAACGATATTGAAGCGCTGGCCCGGCTGGTACGGCAGGCGAACCCTGACGCGCTGATCGTTATCGATGCCGTCAGTTCGCTAGGCTGCATTCCGCTGGAAATGGATGCCTGGGACCTTGATGTTGTCTTTACCGGCTCGCAAAAGGGCTGGATGACCCCGCCTGGCCTGATGATGATAGCCGCCAGTCCGCGTGCGTGGGAAGCTAATAAGACGGCTACATCGCCGCGTTTTTACTTCGATTGGGAATTAGCGCGCAAAAATCTGGAGAAGTGGCAGCATCCCACAACACCACCCGTGTCGATTTTCTATGCCATTGATGTAGCACTGGAAATGATGCTGGAAGAGGGACGAGAAGCGATCTTTGAACGGCACGCGCGCACGGGTGAATACGTGCGCTGGCGCGCAAAAGAGATGGGCTTGCAGTTACTCGCCGATCACGAATACGCCTCGAATACCGTGACGGCGATACTCTCACCACAGGGTATTGATACGAAGGCCCTGCTGAAGAAGTTGCGCGAGGAAGACCAGGTGGTTTTTGCCGGCGGGCAGGGACAGCTGGATGGCAAGATTTTCCGCGTTGGTCACCTGGGCTACTTTGAAGAAGCCGACCTGGCCGAAGCGATGGATAGATTGGAATTACGTCTGGGGGAAATGGGATTCCATGCTTAA
- a CDS encoding alpha/beta hydrolase — MVELRSESGFLDVQGAPLYYAVTGQGQPLLLIHAGIADSRMWDEQVPVFAPQYQVIRYDLRGFGKSQFPAGSFASYEDPAALLRYLHIEKAHVVGVSFGGKVAVDFALVHPEMVNSLVLVAPSIGGAPSSEAVKGFNEEEEMHLERGDLEAATDLNVRFWVDGPRRTPDQVNPEVRRRVYEMQYHAFTVPIPAEAEEVVLEPPAIKRLAEIRVPTLIIVGDCDQPDKIALAQRLAAEIPQARLEIIKGAAHMVSMEQPEAFNRLVQDFLNLHRK; from the coding sequence GTGGTAGAACTACGTTCAGAAAGCGGCTTCCTCGATGTACAGGGAGCTCCACTCTATTATGCCGTCACCGGCCAGGGCCAACCCTTGCTCTTGATTCATGCTGGAATCGCGGACAGCCGTATGTGGGACGAACAGGTCCCTGTCTTTGCACCGCAATACCAGGTTATTCGCTATGACCTGCGCGGTTTTGGTAAATCGCAGTTCCCGGCGGGATCTTTCGCTTCCTATGAAGACCCCGCGGCCCTGCTCCGTTACCTGCACATCGAAAAGGCGCATGTCGTTGGCGTATCTTTTGGCGGCAAGGTCGCAGTTGATTTTGCGCTGGTCCATCCTGAAATGGTCAATTCGCTGGTACTGGTCGCGCCGTCCATTGGGGGAGCGCCATCTTCAGAAGCGGTAAAGGGCTTTAATGAGGAAGAAGAGATGCATCTGGAGCGCGGCGACCTGGAAGCAGCGACCGATCTGAATGTACGTTTCTGGGTCGATGGGCCTCGACGTACACCTGACCAGGTGAATCCAGAAGTGCGACGGCGTGTCTACGAAATGCAATACCATGCATTTACCGTTCCCATACCGGCAGAGGCGGAGGAAGTGGTGCTTGAACCACCGGCCATCAAGCGTCTTGCGGAAATTCGCGTGCCAACGCTCATTATTGTTGGGGATTGCGACCAGCCCGATAAAATTGCCCTGGCACAGCGACTCGCCGCGGAGATTCCCCAGGCGCGCCTGGAGATCATCAAAGGCGCCGCCCATATGGTGAGTATGGAGCAGCCGGAAGCGTTCAATCGCCTGGTGCAGGATTTCCTGAACCTCCACCGGAAATGA
- a CDS encoding DUF983 domain-containing protein: MSFFLKKARVLLSRGLRLRCPVCGEGKLYRHWFKMHRYCPACEFVYAREPGYFTTAVALNIFVSELITLLVIIPLAASQSISFVSLLCIGGAIAFILPLLFYHHARSLWMSIEHLFHPVSNERIFFPE, translated from the coding sequence ATGTCATTTTTTCTGAAGAAGGCGCGGGTACTATTGAGCCGTGGTTTGCGGTTAAGGTGTCCGGTATGTGGCGAAGGAAAGCTGTACCGGCACTGGTTCAAAATGCACCGCTACTGTCCGGCTTGCGAATTCGTCTACGCGCGCGAGCCGGGCTACTTCACTACCGCGGTTGCCCTGAATATATTTGTGAGCGAATTGATCACGCTGCTAGTAATCATTCCCCTGGCAGCGAGCCAGTCCATCTCCTTCGTTTCGCTATTGTGCATCGGAGGCGCCATCGCATTCATTCTGCCCTTGCTCTTCTATCATCATGCCAGGAGCCTGTGGATGAGCATCGAGCATCTATTCCATCCGGTAAGCAATGAGCGCATCTTTTTCCCTGAATGA
- the pyk gene encoding pyruvate kinase yields MRRTKIVCTIGPATNSEAQLEQLMRAGMNVARLNFSHGTQDEHAVIIQRIRAVAERLGFPIAIMQDLQGPKIRTGSLQGGQPVRLGDGATFTITTRPVEGNAQLVSTTYRQLPQDVKEGDRILLDDGLMELRVLDANTTDVRCVVVHGGLLDEHKGINLPGVAVSAPALTEKDRDDLKFGISHDVDYVALSFVRRPEDVLEAKELIRHVQAEKGDKHSVPTPLIAKLEKPEAVARLDDILEVVDGVMVARGDLGVEMPLEKVPLIQKRIIDKCNDLGLPVITATQMLESMITNPRPTRAEVSDVANAILDGTDAIMLSAETATGAYPIEAVQVMVRIALEAEVSDRTAKPPQCKRLSQAHAVSHAARALTEEASVQSIVVFTRSGTSAHLISKDRPRTPILAYTPSERVYRQLALWWGVWPHRIEMVGTTEDLIAVVEQRLLADNLAQPGEHVVIMGGLPVASRARTNFVKLHRIGDGS; encoded by the coding sequence ATGAGACGAACAAAAATTGTATGTACCATAGGTCCGGCAACGAACAGCGAAGCACAACTCGAGCAACTTATGCGAGCAGGCATGAACGTTGCTCGCCTCAACTTCTCACATGGCACCCAGGATGAACACGCAGTCATCATCCAACGAATACGAGCCGTTGCCGAACGCCTGGGATTTCCTATAGCCATCATGCAGGATTTGCAAGGGCCGAAGATACGTACAGGCTCATTGCAGGGTGGGCAGCCCGTGAGGCTGGGCGATGGAGCAACGTTCACCATCACCACTCGTCCTGTCGAGGGAAATGCTCAGCTTGTCTCGACCACGTACCGGCAGTTGCCACAGGATGTGAAGGAGGGTGATCGAATTTTATTAGATGATGGGCTGATGGAGCTGCGCGTGCTCGACGCCAATACGACCGATGTACGTTGTGTTGTAGTACATGGTGGTTTGTTGGACGAGCATAAGGGCATCAACCTGCCTGGGGTAGCAGTGAGCGCGCCCGCTTTGACGGAAAAAGACCGTGATGATCTGAAGTTCGGCATCTCGCACGATGTCGATTATGTCGCGCTTAGTTTTGTGCGCAGGCCAGAGGATGTGCTGGAGGCAAAAGAACTCATCCGGCATGTGCAGGCGGAGAAAGGCGATAAGCATAGCGTGCCTACGCCATTGATCGCAAAATTGGAGAAGCCGGAGGCGGTGGCGCGACTGGATGACATCCTGGAGGTTGTCGATGGAGTCATGGTGGCGCGAGGCGATCTGGGCGTCGAGATGCCCCTGGAGAAAGTCCCGCTGATCCAGAAGCGTATTATCGATAAATGTAATGACCTCGGGTTGCCCGTCATTACGGCAACGCAGATGCTCGAATCGATGATCACCAATCCACGTCCAACGCGAGCCGAGGTAAGTGACGTTGCCAATGCTATTCTCGATGGAACCGATGCCATTATGCTGAGTGCTGAAACGGCCACCGGGGCCTATCCAATAGAAGCAGTGCAGGTAATGGTACGTATTGCGCTTGAGGCCGAAGTAAGCGACCGTACCGCGAAGCCGCCGCAGTGCAAGCGGCTTTCGCAGGCGCATGCTGTCAGCCATGCTGCTCGCGCGCTTACCGAAGAGGCCAGCGTCCAGTCTATCGTCGTTTTCACGCGCTCCGGTACATCCGCGCATCTCATTTCTAAGGACCGTCCCCGCACACCCATCCTTGCCTACACGCCCTCTGAACGTGTCTATCGCCAGCTGGCGCTCTGGTGGGGGGTATGGCCGCACCGCATTGAAATGGTCGGCACGACCGAAGACCTGATAGCAGTCGTTGAGCAACGTTTGCTGGCTGACAACCTTGCTCAGCCAGGCGAGCATGTGGTGATTATGGGAGGATTACCGGTGGCAAGCCGGGCGCGTACCAATTTTGTGAAGCTGCATCGCATTGGGGATGGGTCGTAG
- a CDS encoding protein kinase, giving the protein MINRIGQRLGNYRLLRLLGQGGFSEVYLGEHVFLGTQAAIKVLSVRLVAEEMEAFQNEARTIAGLRHPNILRVLEFGLEDTIPFLVMEYATNGSLRQQHPRGVLLPAHLVLSYVKQVASALQYVHHQKLIHRDIKPENLLLGPTGDVLLSDFGTALVIQTLHNPVTREMAGTLTYMAPEQLRGKALPASDQYSLGIMVYEWLCGRPPFEGTFIQLSGQHLFTSPPPMSTWVPGIPSDVELVVMTSLAKEPERRFANVTAFAHALEQAIMPPQSLASSQPGFTLPANPAPALWPAPFHSTQPEEQAPTLPTPVFTPANTPRSVPAYEQMPTARFTPAFPETVSTTPPAPARESFPGEPITPPLGTSSPKPQRRHSRRAVLVGILGLGCVLAGGGVGTWLVLERNRAASAIQPGQTPTPITEPGTTFVVYKGHTQQVYTVAWQRQGQFVVSGGKDDKARVWNSSTGKDIYTFIEHSGSVNGLAWSPGGQSIVSASSDTTVRVWQATTGSIDFVYKGHSNNVRTVAWSPDGSMIASGGDDNTVQVWDAMTGAHIFTYKGHHNMIWSVSWSPDSQRLASADVDTTVQVWDATSGGNAFIYHGHKQAVKAVAWSPDGKLIASGSDVPESNVQVWDANTGVRQLTYTEHTGGIYAIAWHPKGQHIASSSWQEVRIWNPVLPAGKTLNTYSDHTGAVHSIAWSPDGQRIASGADDTTVRIWQAV; this is encoded by the coding sequence ATGATCAATCGTATTGGACAGCGGCTTGGCAACTATCGCCTGCTACGCCTATTGGGGCAAGGCGGTTTCTCTGAAGTATACCTGGGCGAGCATGTGTTTCTTGGTACACAGGCCGCAATTAAGGTACTGAGCGTGCGGTTAGTAGCGGAAGAGATGGAGGCTTTCCAGAATGAGGCGCGTACAATAGCAGGATTAAGGCACCCAAATATCCTGCGCGTCCTGGAATTTGGCCTGGAGGATACTATTCCTTTCCTGGTCATGGAATATGCCACAAACGGTAGTTTACGCCAGCAACATCCAAGAGGGGTCCTGTTACCGGCTCATCTTGTACTGTCTTACGTGAAGCAGGTGGCCTCCGCATTGCAGTATGTACACCACCAAAAGTTGATCCATCGCGATATCAAACCGGAGAATCTCTTACTGGGGCCTACAGGTGATGTCCTGCTCAGCGATTTTGGTACCGCGCTGGTTATTCAAACACTTCATAACCCTGTCACCAGAGAGATGGCAGGCACCCTGACCTACATGGCGCCAGAGCAACTGAGAGGTAAGGCTCTTCCTGCAAGCGATCAGTATAGCCTGGGGATCATGGTTTACGAGTGGTTGTGTGGAAGGCCACCTTTCGAAGGAACGTTTATACAACTCTCCGGCCAGCATCTCTTTACTTCACCACCCCCAATGAGTACCTGGGTTCCAGGTATCCCATCCGATGTGGAATTGGTGGTGATGACCTCCCTTGCTAAGGAGCCGGAGCGCCGTTTCGCCAACGTCACGGCATTCGCTCATGCCCTTGAACAGGCTATCATGCCACCACAATCACTTGCTTCCTCGCAGCCCGGCTTCACGTTACCTGCCAATCCTGCACCTGCCCTCTGGCCTGCGCCCTTTCATTCAACACAGCCAGAAGAGCAGGCACCTACCTTGCCCACACCGGTGTTTACGCCTGCGAATACACCACGTTCAGTACCGGCATATGAGCAGATGCCCACCGCTCGTTTCACTCCAGCCTTTCCTGAAACAGTTTCTACGACCCCACCGGCCCCAGCACGCGAATCATTTCCAGGCGAGCCAATCACACCCCCTTTAGGGACATCCAGCCCAAAACCCCAAAGGCGTCACTCGCGGCGTGCTGTTCTGGTCGGTATTCTCGGCCTGGGTTGTGTCCTGGCCGGGGGTGGAGTAGGAACCTGGCTTGTGTTAGAAAGAAATAGAGCGGCATCAGCTATTCAACCGGGCCAGACCCCGACACCCATAACCGAACCGGGGACAACGTTCGTCGTTTATAAAGGTCATACGCAGCAGGTCTATACTGTGGCCTGGCAACGACAAGGCCAATTCGTCGTTTCCGGTGGAAAAGATGATAAAGCTCGCGTCTGGAATTCCTCTACCGGCAAAGATATCTACACGTTCATCGAGCATTCAGGCTCCGTGAATGGCCTGGCATGGTCACCTGGAGGGCAGTCCATTGTGTCCGCCAGTTCAGATACAACCGTGCGCGTATGGCAGGCAACGACGGGCAGCATTGACTTCGTTTACAAGGGGCACTCTAACAATGTACGTACAGTAGCATGGTCACCGGATGGAAGCATGATCGCCTCTGGAGGCGACGACAATACAGTACAAGTATGGGATGCTATGACCGGCGCCCACATTTTCACCTACAAGGGGCATCATAACATGATCTGGTCTGTAAGCTGGTCACCGGATAGCCAGCGTCTCGCCTCAGCGGACGTTGATACGACGGTGCAGGTATGGGATGCAACCAGCGGGGGTAATGCCTTCATCTATCATGGACACAAACAAGCGGTAAAAGCCGTGGCATGGTCTCCCGACGGCAAGTTGATTGCATCAGGCAGTGATGTGCCGGAAAGCAATGTGCAGGTATGGGATGCCAACACCGGAGTGCGCCAACTTACTTACACTGAACATACAGGCGGCATCTATGCAATCGCCTGGCATCCAAAAGGGCAGCACATCGCCTCCAGTTCGTGGCAGGAAGTACGGATATGGAACCCGGTTCTGCCGGCAGGGAAAACATTGAATACGTATAGCGACCACACCGGTGCCGTGCATTCAATCGCCTGGTCGCCCGATGGACAGCGTATTGCTTCCGGGGCCGATGATACGACTGTGCGCATCTGGCAAGCGGTATGA